The genomic window CGGGCTGTTTGTGTACTGGGATTTCACCCGGGCACAGTTGGCCGCGTATAACCAGCGGGCGCGCGAAGGACACATGACGCTGCGCGTTTACCGCGGTGAACGCAGCGGGCAACCGCATGTGGAGGTGGCATTGCCGCCCGAGGGACGGCAATGGTTCCTGCACGTGGGCGAGGCGGGGGCAACGTATCTGTGCGAGCTGGGTTATTATCGCAAGCGGGACGGTGCCTGGGTGTCGGTGGTGACGAGCGAGGTGGTGCGCACGCCACCGGAGCCGAAGTGCGAGGCAGAGCCGGTCCGGTTCATGACCCTGCCTGCGGGGGTGCCTTTGACGAAGGCGGAGGCGTTGGTGGCCCGGCTGGTTGCCCAACGACCCGAGCTGGCCCGTGCCGTGGCAGAGGCGCAGCAAAGGGGCGAACCTGTGTTGCCGGCAGCTTTCGCAGCGGCAAGCCCGCAATGGGGCACGGAGCAGCGGGAGGTGGTTGAGTCGTGGATCCGCAGCGAAACCTGGCGACCTGGCGGGGCCGGTTCGTTGGAGGTGTCGGAGCTGGTCCGGCGTGCTCTGGCCGGCTGGCCGACCTCGCCCGGCGGGGCGGGTTGGTCGGGCGCATGGGTGACGGGCGCGGCGGTATCGAGTCCTACAGGCCCGGCGGCGGCCGCTCCCCGGGGCTTTTGGTTCAACATCCATGCGGAACTGGTGGTGTATGGTGCCACGGAACCGGACGCCCGGGTGACGCTGGAGGGCCGGCCGGTGACGTTGCGGCCGGATGGGTCGTTCAGTTGCCGGTTCGTGTTGCCGGACGGGCGTTACGAGTTGGAGGCGGTGGCAACAAAGGCTGACGGATTGGAAAGCCGCCGGGCGGTGCTCCGGTTCAGCCGGCAGACAAGTTACTCCGGGGAGGTGCATCAGGCGCCGGCCGACCCGGCTCTGCAGCCGCCGCCCCCCGAGCGTCGTTAGCAGGCACGGTGCGGGGGACGGTTCTGGAAAAGGAGGGCGCGGTGAGTGCTTACGCGCGGTTGCTGGCCTCGCTGCTGCGATTGGTGGCGGTGGGGATGATCTTTCTGGCAGGGCTGGGCTTTTTCCTGGATTATGTGGACCGGCTCAAGGGGCCCGGGTCGGCTCCATCGAGTACGTGGCCCGTCTGGGTGCTGGGGGCGGGGTTGGTTCTGTTGGCGGTTAGCAGCCCCCTGGCCCGGTGGTGGAGCCGCCGGTGGGGTGATTGAAACCGCGGGCGGGAGGATCTTTGGTGTGAGGCGGTGCCGGTCCGCCAGGTGTGCGGACGCGCGCCGCAGGATGGATGAGGTGGCATGGAAGGTTATCTGGCCATTGTTTTGCATGCGCATCTGCCGTTTGTACGGCATCCGGAGCACGAGCGGTTCCTGGAGGAAAACTGGCTGTTCGAGGCCATCACCGAATGCTATCTGCCGCTACTGCAGCGGTTGGAAAGCTGGCAGCGGGAGGGCCTGCCGGTGCGACTCACCCTTTCGATTTCGCCCACCCTGGCGAGCATGCTGCGCGATTCGCTCCTGCAGGCACGCTATGACCGACACCTCGAGGGCCTGATTGAACTGACGGAACGGGAACTGCAGCGCACTTACTGGGACCGGCCGTTGCATGAACTGGCGGGGTTTTACCATCAACGGCTGCGCGAGTTGCGGGAGTTGTACCTGGGCATCGGGCGCGATCTGGTGGGGGCCTTTGCCCGCCACCAGGAGAGCGGGCAACTGGAGATCATCACCTGTGCGGCCACGCATGCGGTGTTGCCCCTGTTGCAGCACGCGCCGTCCGTCCGTGCGCAGGTCCTCGTGGCCCGGGATCATTATCAGCAGGTGTTCGGGCGGAGTTGCCGCGGGTTTTGGCTGCCCGAGTGTGCGTATGACGAGGGCGTGGAGGCGCCACTCCAGGAAGCGGATTTGCGGTGGTTTATCGTGGACGCGCACGGGTTGTTGGGGGCCCGGCCCACTCCGCGCTACGGGGTTTTTGCCCCCATCTACACGCCGGAGGGCATCGCGGTGTTTGGTCGGGATCCGGAATGCTCACGGCAGGTCTGGAGCAAGGAGGAAGGTTACCCGGGCGACCCGGTCTACCGCGATTTCTACCGCGACATCGGGTTTGACTTGGACCTCGACTATGTTCGGCCCTACCTGCCCACGCCGGATCAGCGGGGGTTCACCGGGATCAAATACTACAGCATCACCGGACCGGGTGCCGACAAACGGCCCTACGACCGGGCCCTGGCGGTGCGGCGGGCGGGCGAACACGCGGCCCATTTCCTCCAGGCCCGACTGGAGCAGGTGCGGAAGCTGAAGGGGGTGACTCCGGTGCCGCCCATCCTGGTGGCGCCCTACGATGCCGAGTTGTTCGGCCATTGGTGGTACGAGGGACCGGAGTTTTTGGATGCGCTGGTGCGGTTGATGGCCCAGCAGCGCACCCTGGGTTTCATCACCCCATGGGAGTACCTCCAGCGGCACGCCACGCATCAGGTGGCGCGGCCCATGCCGTCCAGTTGGGGCGAGGCGGGATATTGGCAGGTGTGGGTCAACGACACCAACGCCTGGATCTGGCCGCATTTGCGGGTGGCACAGCAGCGGATGACCCAGCTGGCGCGAAAACACAAACGGCCCAACCACCTCATCCGCCGCGCATTGCAGCAGGCGGCCCGGGAACTTTTGCTGGCTCAGGCGAGCGACTGGCCGTTCATCCTGCGAACCGGGACCAGCCCCGGCTACGCCCGGCAACGCATCAAGGATCACCTGCTGCGCTTTCACGCGTTGTACGATCAGCTGTTGCATGGGCGGGTGGATCCGCTGTGGCTGGAACAGCTCGAACAGCGCGACAACCTGTTCCCCAACCTTGATCCCTCCTATTGGGCCTGAAAGACTGCGTGACCCGTGAACACGCCGGTGCACGGTTCGTCGGCAGCGAACGGCCTTGAGCTGCGCTGCCGGCTTTGCGATGAGTCCGGAAGCTCTGACGTGACCTTTCAGTGCTCGGTTTGGAACCGCCGGTACAGGTTGCTTCCGATGGACCAGGCCAGGCATAGCCCCGCTTCCGCTGCGAGCGCGAGGGGGTCGAGGGGGATTGCCCCGGCTGCATGGCCGGCCAGGGGCCGCAGCAGGGATGAAACAAACCCGGTGAAAAGCCGATACCGATGGCAGTCCAAGCCGACCCAGGGCTTTGCCATTGCCAGAAGGACGTAAGCGGTGCAGGCGAGGAAGACCCACGCATTCACGGTCGCAGCCACGATCAGACCTGCGAGCAGGCCCGCAAACGCGCCGCTGGCAGCCCAGGAAAGAGGCACCAAACCGGCTGCCACGGGGCGCTTGCGACTGATGGGCAGGCTGCGGTCGGTTTCGAGGTCCATGAGGTCGTCCCATAAGTAGGCCGCGGCGGCGCACAGCGTAAACGCCAGCAGGGCGAGCAGGGGTCCGGGCTGCGCCAGGACGGGCCCGGGATTGGGATGAAAGCCCAACGGCACGAGAACGAGCAGGTTCCGAACCCATGCCCACGGACGCAGGGCTCGGAAGAGCGGAGCGAGACGCCGCGCGGGGCAATCGAACGTGGCCGTGACCGGGGCGAACCGCGCGGCACGGCGCACGAGCCAATCGGGTGCGTTTACGACGAGCGCATGGCGCGCGTGACGCCAGACCGCCAGATCGGCCACTGAATTGCCGGCATAATCGAACCCGCGTTCGCCAAATCTCGCCACCAGCGCACCGGCCTTGGTGCGGCTGCGGAGGTTGGTTTCTCCGTCACTGGCGAGGGTCTCGCAAAACAGCCCGAGGTGCTCGGCCACGGGTTGAGCGGCGTTTCGATCGGAAGCGGTGACGAGGTAAAGGTTCCGCCCGGCGCGATGTTGCTGGCGCAGATGGGTCAGGAAGCTTTCGACCCATGGAAGGGATGCCGGCGGAACGGTGGTGCGGCGGGCGATTTCCGCTTTGAGCCGCGCGCGGCCCTGCAACCACCAATCCAGGGATCGGATGAGGTTGGCCGGGTGTTGGCGCCAGAAACGTGCCAATCCTTCCCAGAGCAGGTCGGAGCGGATCAACGTGCCGTCCAGGTCCACGCAGAGCGGGACGGGATCGGCATGGCCCGGGGCCGGTGCGGATGGTGCCTCTGTCACGGGTCAGCACGTTAGGCGGCGTGGCAGACTGCAGGCAAGTAGCCGGTGCAGCTTGACAGCGACGGAGGGGGTTTTGGACGATGCGCGCCATGCAGGTGTCTGGCCAACTGAGCACGGGCTCCCCGGTCGCCGCGGAGGAGCGGATTACCTGGTACCACTGGTTGGTGGTCCTGTTGGCCTCAGCCGGTTGGTTGTTCGACTGCATGGACCAGCGACTGTTCGTGCTGGCGCGGGAATCGGCCCTGCGGGAGCTGTTGGGACCGGAAAAGACCTCCGAAGTGGTGAAGCAATACATCGGGTACGCCACCACGTCGATGATCCTTGGCTGGGCCACCGGCGGCATTCTTTTCGGCATGCTCAGTGACAAGTGGGGTCGGGTGAAAACCATGGTGACCACGCTGCTGGTCTATTCCGGGTTCACAGGCTTGTGCGGGTTGGCGACCTCGTGGGTGGATTTCACCATTTACCGGTTCCTGGTGGGGCTGGGCGTGGGTGGGATGTTTGGCGCAGCGACGACGCTGGTCGCCGAGAGTGTACCCGGCCGGGTACGGGCGGTGGCGCTGGGTGCGCTGCAGGCGCTTTCGGCCGTGGGCAACATGACGGGATCGTTGATCAGTTTGTGGATCCAGCCCGGGGCCGAGAATTTCCTGGGTCGATGGAGTGGTTGGCGAGTGCTGTTTTTCGTGGGAATTCTGCCGGCATTGCTTGCGGCGCCGATGCTCTTGCTCCTTCGGGAACCGGATGCCTGGAAACGGGCGCGCGAACTGGCCCGCAGTGGGATGGCTCAGCACAAGGTGGGCTCAATCCGTGATCTGTTTGCGCATCCACGCTGGCGCAAACATGCGTTGGTGGGCCTGATGCTGGGTGTGTCCGGAATGGTCGGCCTGTGGGGGATCGGGTTTTTCTCGCCGGAACTGATCTCCACGGCGTTGAAAGGCGCACCGCAGTCCACCGTGGACACCGTTCGGGCTTGGGGGACGTTTTACCAGGACCTGGGCGCGTTTGCGGGCATGACGGCCTTTACCGTGGTGGCGGCGTGGTTGAGTCGGCGCCTGGCCTTTTTGCTGGCCTTCGCGCTGTGTCTGTTGACGACGTCGTACGTGTTCCTGAATCTCCGGACCGCCACGGACGCCTACTGGATGCTGCCGATGATGGGCTTTGCCCAACTGGCCGTGTTTGCCGGGTACTCGATTTACTTCCCCGAGATCTTTCCGACCCGGCTGCGCGGCACGGGCGTGGGTTTCTGTTACAACACCGTCCGATACCTGGCCGCACCGGCGCCCATGCTGTTGGGACAATTGAGCGTGGCGCTGAGCCAGCAGGGCGTCGCCGAACCCTTCCGCACCGCGGCCGTGATCATGTGCTCGGTGTACCTGATCGGGATGGTGGCGCTGATCTGGGCGCCCGAGACCAAGGGCCGTCCCCTTCCGGAGGATTGAATCAGCCGTCGCAGCGCGGCGGGCCTTCCGATTCATTCCGCGGGATCAATCGGGTGAGCTGTCGGATTGGCCCGGGCACGCGCCGGCAGGGTCGCGCCGAAAAAAGTTTGGTACCCCCACCCTGAATCGAACAGGGATCCGCGGTTTAGGAAACCGCTGCTCTATCCATTTGAGCTATGGGGGCACCCATGGGCCTTGTAACGCGAATAGCTTACCGCAGGGACCATCGGACGTAAACCCCTGCACTGGATCTTGCGAAATGGACAGTCCCGCGGCCCGGAAACCTGAACGGCCGGGCTTATTCGGGAACCCGCTCGATGCGGGCGCCGAGGGCGCGCAGTTTGCCGTCAATGTTTTCGTACCCGCGATCGATGTGGTAGACGCGCAGGACCCGTGTGATGCCCTTGGCGGCCAGCCCGGCAATGACCAGCGCGGCCGAAGCCCGAAGGTCGCTGGCCATGACGGGCGCGCCGCTGAGGGGGCGCCCCCCTTTAACAATGGCGCTGGGTCCCTCGAGTTCGATGTCGGCCCCGAGCCGTGCCAACTCGCTGACATGCATGAACCGGGACTCGAAAATGCGTTCGGTAATGATGCTGATCCCCGGGGCCAGGGTGAGCAGCGCCATCATCTGGGCCTGGGCGTCCGTGGGGAATCCGGCGTAGGGCAGGGTGGTCACGTCCACCGGTTTGAGCCGACGCGCGCGGCGCACGATGAGGTCCGGCCCGCGACGTTCAATTTGCACGCCGGCCTCCTGCAGTTTGTCCAGAACGGCCGTGAGATGGCCGGGATTCGACCCGTGGATGGTGATCTCTCCGTTGGTGGCCGCGGCGGCAATTGCGTAGGTGGCGGTCTCAATCCGGTCGGGAATGACCTCGTGTTCGGCGCCGTGAAGTTCTTTGACGCCCTGGATGATGATGGTGGGGCTGCCGGCACCGGTGATGCGGGCGCCCATGGCGTTGAGGAAGTTGGCCAGGTCCACAATCTCCGGCTCACACGCGGCGCTTTGAATGATGGTGGTCCCCTCGGCCAGCGTCGCGGCCATCATAACATTGGCCGTCCCGAGCACGGTCGATCCGGCACGCCCACCCAGAAAGATCTCCGTGCCGACCAGTTTCCGTGCACGCGCATGGACGTACCCACCGTCAATGGTCACGCGCGCCCCAAGCGCCTCAAATCCTTTGAGGTGCAGATTGATCGGGCGCGCGCCAATGACGCAGCCTCCCGGCAGCGAGACGGTGGCACTTTTGAGCCGGGCCAACAACGGGCCCATGATGCAAATGGAGGCCCGCATCTTGCGCACCAGGTCATAATCACCGATGCCCTTGACCTTGCGGGCTTCGATTCGCAGTTCGTCGCCCTGAAGGGAGACCTTGGCCCCGAGCCAGGTGAGGATCTGGGCCATGAACTTGACGTCGGTGAGTTGCGGGACCCGGCGGATGATGCAGGGTTCCGGCGTGAGCAACGCGGCGGCCATGATGGGCAGGACGGCGTTTTTGGCGCCGCTGATGGTGACCTCCCCGTGCAGGGGTACGCCGCCTTTGATGACCAGGGTATCCATGGATTTCTGCCTTCTCCGGGTTCAGTATGCCCCGAGGATGTTCGGGGCGGCCTTACCCGGGCCGCGCCTCTACGAATCGGGGACGACCAGTGTAGTCGGGATGAACGGCGGTCACAACCCAGTTGTGCTCCCGCAGGATGGAGACGACGGCGTCAGGTTGTCCGTCCCCACATTCCAGTAGCAACAGCCCCGAGGGTCGGATGCGCGCGCGGGCTTGGGGCGCCAGCCATCGAAAGGCATCCAGGCCGTCCGGGCCGCCGTCGAGGGCCGTCCGCGGCTCATGATCGCGCACCTCGGGTTGCAGCGAGGCGATGTCGCCGCTGGGGATGTAGGGCGGGTTGCTGATGATGAGGTCAAAGCGAGGTTGGGCGGGGACGGCTTCCAGCTCCCGACTTGGCAGCAGTTCGATGCGATCGGTCAGGCCGGCCGCGGCGACGTTCTCCCGGGCAACGTTCAGCGCCTCGGGTGAGACGTCCACGGCCACGCAACGCGTATCGGGACAGTGCTCCACCAGGGCAATGGCGATGCAACCACTGCCGGTGCCGACGTCCAGGGCAAGGCGCGGGCCGGGGCACGCCGCCAGCCGGGTCCAGCCCAGCTCGGCCAGTTGTTCGGTCTCCGGGCGCGGGATCAGCACGTGGGGGTTGACGAGCAGGTCCCGCCCGCAAAAGGCCGCCCGACCCAGGATGTATTGAAGCGGCTCGCGCTGGCCGCGCCGGCGGACAAGTTCACGGAGTTGATCCGTCTCGGCCGGGGTGAGCGCGCGATCAAATTGCAGGTAGAGCTTGAGACGCGGCAACCGGAGCACGTGCGCCAGCAACAGCTCCGCTTGCAGCCGCGGCGCATCCACACCTTTCCGGCCCAGAAACTCGGCACTGCGTTGAATGGCTTCGAGTACGGTCACGACGGAGGGAGCATGCCAAATGGATCGGCAACGATCCATGCCGCGCCGGCCCGGATCCACTCCCGCGTTCCAGGGTGCAAGGTTAGCGGCGACGATGGTATTCGGGGCGCTCGTATTTGGCGCGGAGGAGTTCCTCCCGCAGGGTTTGGAGCTCGGACGGAGGTTCGAAGACGGCCCAT from Limisphaera ngatamarikiensis includes these protein-coding regions:
- a CDS encoding UbiA family prenyltransferase, which encodes MTEAPSAPAPGHADPVPLCVDLDGTLIRSDLLWEGLARFWRQHPANLIRSLDWWLQGRARLKAEIARRTTVPPASLPWVESFLTHLRQQHRAGRNLYLVTASDRNAAQPVAEHLGLFCETLASDGETNLRSRTKAGALVARFGERGFDYAGNSVADLAVWRHARHALVVNAPDWLVRRAARFAPVTATFDCPARRLAPLFRALRPWAWVRNLLVLVPLGFHPNPGPVLAQPGPLLALLAFTLCAAAAYLWDDLMDLETDRSLPISRKRPVAAGLVPLSWAASGAFAGLLAGLIVAATVNAWVFLACTAYVLLAMAKPWVGLDCHRYRLFTGFVSSLLRPLAGHAAGAIPLDPLALAAEAGLCLAWSIGSNLYRRFQTEH
- a CDS encoding MFS transporter, with the translated sequence MQVSGQLSTGSPVAAEERITWYHWLVVLLASAGWLFDCMDQRLFVLARESALRELLGPEKTSEVVKQYIGYATTSMILGWATGGILFGMLSDKWGRVKTMVTTLLVYSGFTGLCGLATSWVDFTIYRFLVGLGVGGMFGAATTLVAESVPGRVRAVALGALQALSAVGNMTGSLISLWIQPGAENFLGRWSGWRVLFFVGILPALLAAPMLLLLREPDAWKRARELARSGMAQHKVGSIRDLFAHPRWRKHALVGLMLGVSGMVGLWGIGFFSPELISTALKGAPQSTVDTVRAWGTFYQDLGAFAGMTAFTVVAAWLSRRLAFLLAFALCLLTTSYVFLNLRTATDAYWMLPMMGFAQLAVFAGYSIYFPEIFPTRLRGTGVGFCYNTVRYLAAPAPMLLGQLSVALSQQGVAEPFRTAAVIMCSVYLIGMVALIWAPETKGRPLPED
- the prmC gene encoding peptide chain release factor N(5)-glutamine methyltransferase — protein: MTVLEAIQRSAEFLGRKGVDAPRLQAELLLAHVLRLPRLKLYLQFDRALTPAETDQLRELVRRRGQREPLQYILGRAAFCGRDLLVNPHVLIPRPETEQLAELGWTRLAACPGPRLALDVGTGSGCIAIALVEHCPDTRCVAVDVSPEALNVARENVAAAGLTDRIELLPSRELEAVPAQPRFDLIISNPPYIPSGDIASLQPEVRDHEPRTALDGGPDGLDAFRWLAPQARARIRPSGLLLLECGDGQPDAVVSILREHNWVVTAVHPDYTGRPRFVEARPG
- the murA gene encoding UDP-N-acetylglucosamine 1-carboxyvinyltransferase, with product MDTLVIKGGVPLHGEVTISGAKNAVLPIMAAALLTPEPCIIRRVPQLTDVKFMAQILTWLGAKVSLQGDELRIEARKVKGIGDYDLVRKMRASICIMGPLLARLKSATVSLPGGCVIGARPINLHLKGFEALGARVTIDGGYVHARARKLVGTEIFLGGRAGSTVLGTANVMMAATLAEGTTIIQSAACEPEIVDLANFLNAMGARITGAGSPTIIIQGVKELHGAEHEVIPDRIETATYAIAAAATNGEITIHGSNPGHLTAVLDKLQEAGVQIERRGPDLIVRRARRLKPVDVTTLPYAGFPTDAQAQMMALLTLAPGISIITERIFESRFMHVSELARLGADIELEGPSAIVKGGRPLSGAPVMASDLRASAALVIAGLAAKGITRVLRVYHIDRGYENIDGKLRALGARIERVPE
- a CDS encoding glycoside hydrolase family 57 protein, whose translation is MEGYLAIVLHAHLPFVRHPEHERFLEENWLFEAITECYLPLLQRLESWQREGLPVRLTLSISPTLASMLRDSLLQARYDRHLEGLIELTERELQRTYWDRPLHELAGFYHQRLRELRELYLGIGRDLVGAFARHQESGQLEIITCAATHAVLPLLQHAPSVRAQVLVARDHYQQVFGRSCRGFWLPECAYDEGVEAPLQEADLRWFIVDAHGLLGARPTPRYGVFAPIYTPEGIAVFGRDPECSRQVWSKEEGYPGDPVYRDFYRDIGFDLDLDYVRPYLPTPDQRGFTGIKYYSITGPGADKRPYDRALAVRRAGEHAAHFLQARLEQVRKLKGVTPVPPILVAPYDAELFGHWWYEGPEFLDALVRLMAQQRTLGFITPWEYLQRHATHQVARPMPSSWGEAGYWQVWVNDTNAWIWPHLRVAQQRMTQLARKHKRPNHLIRRALQQAARELLLAQASDWPFILRTGTSPGYARQRIKDHLLRFHALYDQLLHGRVDPLWLEQLEQRDNLFPNLDPSYWA
- a CDS encoding DUF4912 domain-containing protein, whose product is MTPPAVPNPPGAETAGPPVEVPPILLEGDRPSPPPLSGPGRRYELAPAGPTGSVQTETLDLPEAYGTKALFLLPRDPHGLFVYWDFTRAQLAAYNQRAREGHMTLRVYRGERSGQPHVEVALPPEGRQWFLHVGEAGATYLCELGYYRKRDGAWVSVVTSEVVRTPPEPKCEAEPVRFMTLPAGVPLTKAEALVARLVAQRPELARAVAEAQQRGEPVLPAAFAAASPQWGTEQREVVESWIRSETWRPGGAGSLEVSELVRRALAGWPTSPGGAGWSGAWVTGAAVSSPTGPAAAAPRGFWFNIHAELVVYGATEPDARVTLEGRPVTLRPDGSFSCRFVLPDGRYELEAVATKADGLESRRAVLRFSRQTSYSGEVHQAPADPALQPPPPERR